The Roseimicrobium gellanilyticum sequence CGGGCCGATTGGCAGGTTGTAGTAGTTCTCGCTGCGTACGCCGTAGTCCAAAACACTCTTGTCCCAGCGAAAGGTGGGCATCTGGGTGATGCCGACGATGCGCCAGGTGCCGGGTGGCGTTGCAAGATAGCCACTGCCAGGCGTGATGGGCAGGCTGGCGAGGATTTTCTCACCGTCGTAGAGGTCGAGAATCTTTTCGCGGGTATCGATTTTGATGACTCGCGCGAGGTAGTCGGGATTCTCCGGCAGGCTGGCGATGGGAGTAAGCTCTTCAATCAAGAAAGGCTCCACATTCGGCACGCGCACGGTGTCGCCCGGTTTGAGCCTGCTCATCTTCATCGGGAGATTGATGAACTCCAGCAGCTCTGGTGCGCAGTGGAAGCGCTCCGTGAGGAACTCCAGAAGCGAGTCGTATGGCAGGTACTTCTTCTTGCTCTGGGCGGAAGGCTGGCTGGGCAGATCCCCCACGAACTTCAGATCCTCCTCCTTGATGGTGTAGGTGGTGTAGAGCTGCGTGATGTTGGAGAGATCCAAGGTGTGTCCTTCCAGAGGCGTCTCGGCGAAGCCCTGCGCACGCTGATACCGATTCAGGGCCTTCGTGGTGAATTCACCCGGCCGGCCATCCAGTTTTCCGGGACCAAAAAGTTTTCCATCCAGGAAGATCTGAAGTCGCAGCACGGCATCGATGGGCTCCGGCGCCTTCGGCAGCGGGTCGGGGAGCATGGCAAAAGCCGTGGTCGTGGCAAAGACCAGAACTGCCGGGAGTACGAAGGAGATGCCTTTCATCGGGGACTTTTGTGCGGAGCGGAAACTTTGTGACACCGAGGAATTCCGTATGCAAAAAGTGCGCCCCACAGAGGTACGATTGCGAAAGCGCGTGTGGTCTTGTTTGCTATCACGAAGAGCGGGGATGCAGCGGCAAGCCTCCGTCCGTAATCTGCTCCGGGCAATTTGCGCTGGGCGACAAATTCTTTATTTAAGTTGTTGCTTAATTAAGTGGTGACTTCATTATATTGGCATGCTCGCTTTCACCGCGCTCGCAGATCCAACCCGGCGTCGCATTGTCGAGATGCTGGCGGAGGGGGAGCGCACCGCGGGTGAGATTGTGGCGCGGTTCGACATGACGGCTCCCGCCATCTCGCAGCATCTCAAGATGCTACGGGAGGCAGGCCTCGTGAACGTGCGCGCGGATGGCCAGCGCCGCATCCACTCGCTGGATCAGGGTGGATTCTCGGAAATGGAGGCGTGGATCGCAAAGACGAAGCGCTTCTGGGAAAACCGCCTGGATGTACTGGAGCAGACGCTCCGGGCTGAAGACGAAAAGAAGAAGAAACCCAGTGCGAAAAAGAAGTGAGCCCGCCTGGCTTTAGAACTCCCTACTCACCATGAAACAAGATCCCACCTATCCTTTCGTGCGCGTTGTCAGGCGCATTTCCTTCCCTGCCGAGCGCGTGTTTGATGCATGGCTTGATCCCCACCTTGCCTCGCAGTGGCTCTTTTCCACACCCTCCGGAACCATGGTGCGTGCAGAAGTGGACGCGCGGGTGGGGGGTAAGTTCACCTTCACAGACCGTCGTGATGGGGAGGATGTGGAGCATGCGGGTGAATATCTGGAGATCGATCGTCCGCGACGTCTTGTCTTCACCTTCGGTGTGCCGAAGTACTCCAAGGAATTCACGAAGGTGACAGTGGAGATTGTGCCCCAGGGAGACAGTTGTGAACTGACCCTGACACAGGATGTGCATCCCGACTGGGTGCATTTCGCCCCGCGTTCGCAAGATGGCTGGACTGTCATCGTCGAGGGGCTCGCCGCGAGCCTGGGAGAGCGTTATGCGGTGGTGAATCGACAGCCGGTGCAGCACATCGGTTCAGATGTGGCGCGTGTGGTGCGGTTGCTGCCCGGACCGGTGGAGCGTGTGTGGTCCTACCTGATGGAAGGTGACAAGCGCAAGACCTGGTTCACGGATGGCACCATTGAGCCGCGCCTCGGCGGTCGCGTGAATCTGCATTTCCGCCATGCGAATCTCTCGCCGGACGAAACACCTCCGGACAAATACCGCGCTGTGCATGACCCCGGAGTGACGATGGCTGGAGAAGTGGTCGCGTATGATCCTCCAAGAAAGCTTGGCATCACCTGGGAGGGCGAAAAGCCCGAAGAAACGTCTGAAGTGATCTTCGAGCTCGAACCTCAAGGCGACGACGTGCAACTGACGCTCACCCACCGGAAGCTCAATTCGGATGCGGAGCGCACCGACGTGAGTTCCGGCTGGCACCTGCACACCGCGATGCTCTTTGCACGCTTGTCCGGTTCCACGCCTTCTCCCTTGTGGGCAGCGCACAATCGCCTGGAGGCCTTTTATCAAAGGAAGCTGAAGGAGACTGTTGCTGCTGCCAGCTGAAGGTCATCACGCGCCACGCTCATGTCGCACAGCGCAAAATCTGCCGGCGATACGCCAGGGGTGTCTGCCCAGCGTGCCGCCGGAAGTGCTCTGTGAAAGAGCTCTGGTCGTAGAAGCCACATGCGGAGGCGATGTCTGACAGCGAGGCATCGCTTTCGCGAAGCGCCCGGCACGCTGCAAGCACCCGTGTCTTGATGAGAAACTCCTGCGGTGTAAGACGAAGGACGGCACGAAAGCGCCGTTGAAGCTGGCGGATGGAAAGCCCCGCCTGCCTGGCAAGCGCAGCGATGCTTACCTGTTTGCGGAAGTGCTGGCGGATGAATTTCACGGATGCTGCAATCTCACGCCAGGGGGTGTCAAAGCGGGCGTGCCCCTCATACTCCTGGATGACACCCATCACGCCGATGATGCGCCCACGGCGTGACCAGATGGGCAGCTTCGTCACCACGTACCAGTTCGGCACGCCCTGCGCATCCCACCATAGCTCGACGCGGTCGCTCATCGGCTCTCCGGTGGAGTAGATGCGGGCATCGTCGCTCACATAACTCTCCGCCATGCCGTGCGGATTGATGTCGAAGTCCGTGAGTCCCACCGTACTGGCATCATCACGAAGACCGTAACGTTCACGAATGCTGCGGCTCAGGAACATGATCTCACCGCGCTGGTTCTTCGCGAAAAAATGCAATCCCGGCAGGCTGTCGAAGAGCGTGTGGAAGAGGCTGGTGGGTGCAATCTCCTGCAGCCAGCTGTCCCGGCCATCGAGCTGACGCCGGAGTTCCGCCGCGGAGCGTGTCTTGCCGTGCAGGCTTCGACCGGGATTACGTGTCGCATTTGGCATAGGATCTGTCGTCGTCAGCCCATAATCAATCCTGCTGGCAACATGACGTCAACCGCGTCGTTCTAGCCATCCCGCAGCCTGTGTTCTCGAATAGAGAGCATGGGGTCCGCAGCCATCCAGCCCGCGCTGCCTCTTCCATGAAAATACGCTTCCTGATGTTCTTGGCCTTGCTGTTCACGTCCGTGGCGATCGTGGCAGAGACACCGACCTCCGGTCCGCTGGCCGCGGCACTGAAACCGCTGGTGGACGAAGGCAAGATCGCCGGCGCAGTCATGCTGGTGGCAGACAAGGACAAGGTGCTGGCGCTGGAGAGTGCGGGCTATGCCAGCCTCGCCACCAAGGAGCCGATGAAGAATGACGCGGTCTTCTGGATTGCCTCCATGACCAAGTCCGTGACTGGTGTGGCGGTGATGATGCTGGTGGATGAAGGCAAGATCAGCCTGGATGATCCGGTGGAGAAATACCTGCCAGAGTTCAAGGGACAACAAGTGCAGGAGCGCGAAGGTGGTCCGCTGCATCCGCCGAAGCATCCCATCACCATCCGGGAGGTGATGACCCACACCAGCGGCCTGCTCACGGCACGTGATCCACGATTGAAATACGTGCCGACCCTGGAGGAGAAGGTGAAGCAGAGTGCGCAGTTCCCACTGATTCGCGAACCGGGCACCAAGTTTGAGTACAACAACGTGGGCATCAATGCCGCAGGGCGCATCGTGGAAGTGGTGAGTGGGATGCCGTATCCCGAGTTTCTACAGCAGCGCCTCTTCACACCGCTCGGCATGAAGGACACCACCTTCTGGCCCACGGAGGAACAGGCATCACGCCTCGCTAGCTCTGTCCGCCTCAACAAAGATAAAACGGCGCTGGAGGATGTGAAGCTCGATGCGAACCTCCCGGCCGAGACGTTCGCGAAGCTTAGCAAAACGGCGACGGTGCCCAGGCGTGTGTTCGACAACTTCGGCGTCGGTAAATTCTCCGAGTATGCCAACAAATATGGCGAGCCTGCGGGCGGGCTTTTCTCCACTGCGACGGACATGGGACGTTTCTGCCAGATGTTGCTGAATGGCGGCACCTTTGATGGGAAGCGCTATCTCACCGAGAATGCGGTGAAGGCCATGAGCAGTGTGCAGTCAGGTGATGTGAAAGTGACTCCGGACACCGGCTACGGCATTGGATGGTATGCGAAGTTTGCGGGAGCAGAACCTCCCGGCATGGGCAGCTACACCCATCAAGGTGCGCGCAAGACGGTGATGTGGGTCGATCCGAAGAATGGCCTGGCAATGGTCGTGATGGTCCAGAATTTTGACATGGACCCTGATGCGCACAAACGCATGCATCAGAGCTTCCTCAAGGCGGCCACGGGAGTGATTGGAAAGAACAAGTGATCCCAGTATTTCATGAAAGTCTCACTCTCACGGACACTGATCCTCTACGTCTGCACGAGTTGGTGCTTGCTCAGCAGCCATTCATGGACGCAACAACCTGCTGCTACCGGGAAGAAACCCAACATCATTTTCATCCTCGCGGATGACCTTGGCTGGAGTGACACTGCTATCAATGGCACGACCACCTTTTTCGAAACGCCAAACATCCAGAAGTTGGCGGATCGTGGCATGACCTTTCGCCAGGCGTATGCGGCGAACCCGACATGCTCACCCACGCGTGCGAGCATTCTTACCGGGATGTATCCGGGGCGCATTGGCATCACTACGCCATCGTGCCATGAGCCTGACGTGCGACTGGAGGCCACGCTGAATCAGCGTTCCGCGCCGGACCAACCCTCTCTGAGTACGCAGACGGCGACGCGACTGAAGCAGGAGTATTTCACACTCGCAGAAGCGTTGAAGGAAAATGGCTATAAGACGGGTCACTTCGGCAAGTGGCATCTGGGATTGGAACCGTATGATCCAAAGCGTCAAGGTTTCGATGTGGACGTGCCGAACTGGTCTGGTCCCGGTCCTTCTGGATACCTTGCTCCGTGGAAAGGAAAGAACTTCAGCCTGCCCGCGAAGGAAGGTGAGCACGTGGAGGACCTGATGTCGCAAGAGGCCATCAAGTTCATGCGCGAGCACAAGGATGAGCCCTTCTATCTGAACTACTGGGCCTTCTCTGTACATTCCCCTTGGCAGGCGAAGCCGGACTTGGTGGAAAAGTATCGCCGCAAGTCTGACGCGAAAGCCCTGCAGCGTGAGCCTGTCTATGCCGCGATGGTGGAAAGTCTCGACGATGCCGTGGGCCGACTGCTGAATACGCTCGATGAGCTGAAGATCGCGGACCGGACCATCATCGTCTTCTTCTCAGATAATGGCGGAGTGAACTGGTTCGAGCCGAACATGAAGAAGAACTCGGGCATGGACTACGCGCCCACGAGCAATGCGCCTCTGCGTGGCGGCAAGGGCACGCTGTATGAAGGCGGTACGCGCGAGCCGTGCGTGGTGGTGTGGCCCGGCAAGACGCAAGCAGGCGCCAAGAGTGACGCCTTGCTGAGTAGCGTGGACTTCTATCCCACGCTGTTGGAGATGGCAGGTATTCCGGTGAAATCAGAAGTGAGGCTCGATGGCGTGAGCCAGGTGCCCGCGTTACTGGGGAAGAAGGGACCGAGAGACACCACCTTCTGCTACTTCCCGCACTACTCGCCTCCGGGCCACGTGGTGAAGACGGTGCCCGGTGCGTGGGTACGGCAGGGCGACTGGAAGCTCATTCGCCTCTTCAACGCCGCGCCGGATCAGAATGATCGCTACGAGCTTTACAATCTCAAGGATGATCCGGGTGAGGCGCGAGATCTCTCCGTAGATCTTTATGCCAAAGTGCAGGAGCTCGATGTTTTGTTGAGCAAGCATTTGCGCGAGACCAACGCGCTCGTGCCGGGGAAGAATCCGTACTACAACCCGGAATTGCCAGATCTCATTCCCGTGAAGGGTGCCACGCTCGCGAAGCGGAATGGCGTACTGGTAATCACGGCGGAAGGAAACCCAAGCTTCAGCACGACGGAGTTACCGTCCGGACAGGGGCCTTTCACGCTTGGCGTGCGCATCCGTGCCCATGGCAAAGGTGAAGGGCGCATCTTCTGGAACACCAGCAAGAAGGAACCGTACGCTCGGGAGCGATCGGCCTCATTCCCGTTGGAGCACGATGATGCCTGGCACAACTACGCGATTGCCATCCCCGCGGCTCAGCCCCTGTATTCCTTGCGTCTGGATGCGGGCACCGGAGCTGGCGAGACGCGCGTTGAGTTCCTGCGTTTGCGTGACAAGGGTGAGAAGCTCGTGCGTGAGTGGACCTTCAATGGGGATGACTATGTGACGGGCCCTGATTCGCGGAGGCAACCGGAGGTGCCTGTGGGGAAGCGTTTTCAGTTCACCTTTGATTCCTCAAAGATCTTCCCCGGCACTTCGCGCGGTATCACGGTCTATGTGCCGGCGCAGTATAAGGCAGATAAACCGGCGTGTGTGTATGTGGGGCTGGATGGCTTGGGTTTTGGCGTGCCGGAGGTGTTCGACAATCTCATTCATAGCGGAGAGATGCCGGTGACGATTGCCATCGGAGTGGCACCCGGCAGTGTGGCCTCGACGAAGGCGGGGCAGAATCCACGGTTCAATCGCAGCTATGAGTTTGATGGCATGAACGACAACTTTGCACGGTTCATCCTCGAAGAACTGCTGCCAGACATCGAGAAGCGTCAGACGCCAGATGGCCTGCCCATTCGCCTCTCAAAGGATCCCAATGATCGCTGCACCGGGGGTGGTAGCACAGGAGGTATCGGCGCCTTCACACTGGCATGGGAGCGGCCCGATGCGTTCCGTCGGGTGTTTTCATCCATTGGTACCTATGTGGGCATGCGTGGTGGTGATGGTTATCCCGTGCTGGTGCGCAAGACAGAGCCGAAGCCGATTCGCATCTTCATACAGGATGGCGAGCACGATCAATGGATGGGTGGCCCCGAGGTAGGGGACTGGTGGATGAGCAACCAGACCATGGAGCGCGCGCTGAAGTTCTCCGGCTATCAGGTGGAGCACGTGTGGGGCACGGGTCGACACAGCGGCAAACAGGCTGCGATGGAATTCCCAGATGCGATGCGTTGGTTGTGGAAAGGCTGGCCACAGCCGGTGACCAGCGGTACTTCGGACAATAAGGTGCTGCAGAGCATCCTGGCGCAAGGTGAGGAATGGAAGCCGGTGGCGGAGGTGGCGTCACCGGGTGGACCGCTTGCCACAGATGCACAGGGGAATGTGGCCTTTGTGAACACCAAAGAAAGTAAGCTGATGCAGGTGATCGCTGAAGGCGGCGTGCGCGAACTCGGCAGCACGAAGGCGGAGACGAGTTGTTTTGCCTTCGGTGCGGATGGCCGACTGCGCTTCGCCGATGCGAATGCCAAGAAGCTTATGGTTCGGGAGGCGGACGGAAAGGAAGCCGTGCTGGCGGAAGGGGTAGCTGCGACCAACTTCGTGGTCACGCATGATGGAAGAATCTATGCGACCGACGCGAAGGCAGGGACGCTCACGCTCATCAAGTCAGACGGTGCCAAGGTGGAACTCGACCACGGTCTGCGCCAACCATCTGCGGTCACGCTTTCGCCCGATGGTCTGTGGCTCGCGGTGGCGGAGGCCTCGACACCGTGGGGCGTGAGCTGTCGCATCCAGGAAGATGGATCGGTGCAGGAGAAGCAGCGCTACTACTGGTACCACATTCCGGATTGGGCGGCGGACAGTGGTGCGAAGCAGGCGGTGATGGATGCTGCGGGCCAGATGTACGTGGCCACGCGCATGGGCGTGGAAGTGTTCGACCGCAACGGTCGTGTGCGGGCCATCCTGCCGCTGCCAAATCGTGGTGAGGCGAGTGCGGTGGCGTTCGGTGGGAAGGACTTCAAGACACTTTACGTGATCGCCGGTGGCAAGCTGTGGGCGCGCACGATGAAGATGGCAGGTGTCCCTGCGTGGAGCGCTCCCGTGCAACTTCCGCCTTGGGGTGCGGGCTGATATCCACGGTTCAGTCCCCTCTCACACGTTCTTTGTTCAGCTTCTCAAATCATGTTTCGCTTCCGACATCTCATGGCCTCGTTGGCCATCGCTCTCTTTGTCGTGCCGGTCCTTCAAGGGCAGGCTCCACCACCCGAAAAGCAAAGTGCCACGGTATGGATGGCGCCGCCTGCAGGTGAAAAAGGCAAATGGATTCGTGAGCTCTTCGAGCGTCCGGATGAATGGAAGGACACGCGGGAGGTGGTGGACGTCTTCTTCCAGACGGATTTGAACTTCCAGCGTCACTTCAAGGACGAGGAATTGCAGACGTGGTTCGGCATGCTCAAGCAATGGAACATCAAGCTCGCTCTCGAAGTCGGCGCGTTGAAGGAATGGGGACGCACGGGCGAAAAGACTTTTAACGCGGAGAAGCCCATCTGGGAGCGGTTGCAACGTTTGGGTGGGAACATCTATGCCATCGCCATGGATGAGCCGCTCGTGTGTGCGCGGGAGAAGATCCACGAGTCAGACGAATACGCGTTGGAAGAGACTGCGAACTACATCGCCCTCGTGCGACAACATTTCCCAAACATCCTCATCGGCGACATCGAGGCGTATCCGTCCATCTCCGTGGAGGATCATCAGAAGTGGATTGAGGGACTGGAAAAGAAGCTGGCGGCACGCAAGGTGCGCGGCCTCGACTTCTACCGCCTGGATGTGGACTGGATCCGGTTCAACGTACAGCAGAAGGGCTCTTGGCGGGACCTGAAGCGGCTGGAGCACTACTGCCGCGGACGAAAGCTGCCCTTCGCTCTGATTTACTGGTCCTCCGGCTATCCCGCGATGCAGCATCGTGGGCTCGCGGATGACAGTACGTGGTACACTTCCATCATGCAGCAGGGCTATGACTATGTGAGCGTGGATGGCAGGCCGGACCACTACGTCATTGAGAGCTGGGTGGGCGCACCTTCGAAGATGGTGCCGGATTCAGCCGACTGGACCTTCACGCGCTCGGTGCGCGACTTCGCGAGGAAATTCGTGAAACAACAGCCGACGGAATAGTTTTTCCTACGCCCACCCTCGCACGCACGAGCCATGATCCGCTTTTCCTCACGCATCCGCTCCCTGGCCAAGTCGCTTTGTGCCTTTCTGTTCATCAGCTCAACCGCCTCGACCTTCGCGGCGGGACTGACCGCGAAGCCGAACTTCGTCATCATCCTCACGGATGATCAGGGCCTCGCGGACTACAGTGCGTATGGAACCAGGGACCTCCGCACACCGAACATGGATCGCATCTTCCACGAGGGGATGACGTTCCAGAACTTCAAGGCCAATAGCCCGGTGTGTTCACCCACGCGTGCATCGCTACTTACAGGTTGTTATCCCGACCGGGTTGGCGTGCCGGGACTCGTGCGTGAGGAGGAACCCGGGAACAACTGGGGCTATCTGGCTCATTCCGCAGTGCTCTTGCCCAAGCTGCTGAAGCCAGCGGGCTATCACACCGGCATGGTTGGGAAATGGAACCTGGGCCTCTCTTCGCCGAACATTCCCAATGACCGCGGCTTTGACTTCTACCAGGGTTTCCTCGGAGACATGATGGATGACTACTGGAAGCACCTCCGCCATGACGTGAACATGCTGCGGAAGAACCGCGAGGTCATCACGCCCGAGGGGCATGCCACGGACCTCTTCACGGACTGGGCCTGCGACTACATTGCGGAGCGCGCCAAGAGTGGGCAGCCCTTCTTTCTGTATCTCGCGTACAATGCGCCACATGATCCCATCCAGCCACCGCCGGAGTGGCTCGAGAAGGTGAGAGCGCGTGAGCCCGGCATGGATGAGAAGCGCATGAAACTGGTGGCGCTCATTGAGCACCTGGATGCCGGCATTGGCCGCGTACTGGACACGCTTGAGAAAGCCGGCGTGTCGCAGAACACCCTGGTCACGCTCAGCTCGGACAATGGTGGCAGCTTACCCGTGGGTGCGAAGAACGGCCCCTGGCGCAGCGGCAAGACGCACATGTACGAAGGCGGCTTGCGCGTGCCCTTTGGTGCACGTTGGCCCGCACGCATCAAGGCTGGTAGCGAGACTCCGCGGACGGCGCTGACGATGGACCTCTTTCCCACAGTGCTGGAGGCTGCGGGTGCTGCGGTGCCGAAGGATATTGATGGTGCCAGCTTCCTGCCCACGATGGTGGGTGAGTCACAGCCGGAGACACCGCGCGACCTGTATTTCGTGCGCCGTGAAGGCGGCCCCATGTATGGTGGTAAAACCATCGAAGCTTTCCAGCGCGGTTATTGGAAGCTCCTGCAGGACAGTCCATTTGGCGCGCTGGAACTTTACAATCTGAAAGAGGATCCGTATGAGACCACAAACCTGGCAGAGAAGCGAAAGGACATCGTGCGGGATTTGAATGCAGGGCTGCGGAAGCAGATCCAGAAGAGTGGATCCGTGCCCTGGCAGAAGCCTGAGCAGCCGGACGACCTGAAATAGTGAGAACACTGTACGACCGGGAACGGGTGCGTCGTTAGTGAATGCCTGCCAGCCTGCCTGCCCCCATGAGTTCACTCCCTGCCCTTCACTTGTCCCCGGGTTCTTTGTTTTCCACTTTCAGATGCCTGATCGTTGGGGCGCTTCTGGTGTCCGGTGGTTTGGAGCTCCATGCGCAGAGCCCCAGTGTGGCGGAGTACAAATCGATCCAGGAAGCGCTCGACGCGAATCCCGGCAAGATGGTCTACCTGCCCCAGGGAGACCACGTGGTGTCCGAGCGCATCACCCTCAAGCATGATGGCAGCGGCTTGTATGGTTATGGACGCATCGTCCAGGAGAATGCAGAGCAACCCGTGATTCGCGCAGATGGCCGAAAGCGCATCATCTTGCGTGATATCACTCTCACGCGTGCGGAGGGGAAGCAGGAGAGCCGCGCAGAGGGCGTCTATCTCAACCAATGCGAAGACGTGCTGCTGGAGAATGTCCGTGTGATGGCCAACAGATCCCCCGCGGCTTCCATCAGCGTGAGGGATGGCAAGGCCACTCAGATTCGTGGCTGCGCGGTGGAGAACTACATGCGCATCAGCATCGATGACCGCACACAGTCGGAGAACTACGGCTATGCCTTTCGCTGCATTGATGGCACCGGCATTGCCGTAGTGAACAGCGAGGGCAACCTCATCCAGAACTGCCGCGTGGTGGAGCATGTGTTCGTGCCCACGCAGGCGCTCAAGGAGAAGCACGGCTTGGGGAAGTTCACCAAGAAGAATGCCGAGCGCGGCAAGCTGATGAACCCTGAAGTGTGGAATGCGGAATACGTGAACAACTGGCATCAGGGTTCCGGCATCATCGTGACTGGACCAGAAATCAGTGCGCGCACCCAGCTCATCGGAAACCAAATAGAGAATGCTGCGCAGGGCATCGATCTGCATTGCGACCAGGTCGTTGTTTCCAACAACATCGTGAACAATGCCTTCATCGGCATGAAGGCCATGCACGGTGCGCGCCATGTGCTCATCATCGGAAACCAGTTCATCAAAAATGACCTGTGGAGCATCGGCTTGATGCCCGGAGCTGCCTCACATCATGCAGAGCCAGCCACCACCGACCGTCCGGCGCTCGCTCCCAACGTGGATGGCGGATCCATCATCGCGAACAACATCATCTCGGATTTCGGCCATGGCAGCGCCTCATGGATGTGGATGGAATCGGGCTCCTGCAATCCGCTGCGTTTTGACAAGGGCCAGACACCGCAGAATCCACCGCTCACGGACGTGCTCATCCAGGGGAATGTGATCTACGATTCCGGCAAGGACTCACCTCTTGTTGATGGCGTGCCAAAAAAGGAAGGCCCGCGCTACAGCTATGCGGTGCGCATTGAGACGGATGGGAAGAACCCGCCACAGGGCCTGCACTTCAGCAACAACATCCTGCACCCCGGTAGCAAAGGTGTTAGCAACGTGGATTTGCCTCCGTAATACGGTCGCTAGAGAAGAACTCGTCTCCCATGAAACGCACGTCCCTTTCGGGCCGCCTCTCACGCCGTGAGTTTGTCCGAGCCTCGGGCTTGGCGGTTTCCGTCATGGCAGGAACCGGGGCAACCATCAAGGCCCAGGTTGCTGGTGTTCCGCCGGCTCCAGGTTCCCAGCCTGCCGCCACGGCAGCGGCTCACCGCCACCCGTTGCTGACCCCGGCAGCTCAGTTTGAGGATGTCTCCCGAGGCAATCCGAAACCGCATACGCTCACTGGCGATGCGCTGGTACAGGCCCGGCTCACTGCGGACACTTGGCGGATGGAGATCGTGGTCGATCCCTACACGAGTGAGTTGGTGAAGGAACCTGCGAGCCTGGGGAAGCAATACACGCTCGAGGCGGGCAACGCGCTGGATCTACCCACGTTGATGGAACTCGGAAAAAAGCACAGTGTGCGCTTCCTCAAAGCCATGCAGTGTCTGAACATCGCTTCGCCACTTGGCCAGGGACTGTGGGAAGGAGTGCCGCTGCGGGAGGTACTGCGGCTCTGTGGCAGCATGAAGAATGTGCGACGCATCTACTACTGGGGATTCCACAACAACAACCCGAAACAGATCTTCCAGTCCTCCCTCAGCTACACGCAGGCGATGGAAACACCGCCCGGTGAACTTCCCGCCTTCCTTGCCTACCGGCTCAA is a genomic window containing:
- a CDS encoding sulfatase family protein, with protein sequence MIRFSSRIRSLAKSLCAFLFISSTASTFAAGLTAKPNFVIILTDDQGLADYSAYGTRDLRTPNMDRIFHEGMTFQNFKANSPVCSPTRASLLTGCYPDRVGVPGLVREEEPGNNWGYLAHSAVLLPKLLKPAGYHTGMVGKWNLGLSSPNIPNDRGFDFYQGFLGDMMDDYWKHLRHDVNMLRKNREVITPEGHATDLFTDWACDYIAERAKSGQPFFLYLAYNAPHDPIQPPPEWLEKVRAREPGMDEKRMKLVALIEHLDAGIGRVLDTLEKAGVSQNTLVTLSSDNGGSLPVGAKNGPWRSGKTHMYEGGLRVPFGARWPARIKAGSETPRTALTMDLFPTVLEAAGAAVPKDIDGASFLPTMVGESQPETPRDLYFVRREGGPMYGGKTIEAFQRGYWKLLQDSPFGALELYNLKEDPYETTNLAEKRKDIVRDLNAGLRKQIQKSGSVPWQKPEQPDDLK
- a CDS encoding molybdopterin-dependent oxidoreductase, translated to MKRTSLSGRLSRREFVRASGLAVSVMAGTGATIKAQVAGVPPAPGSQPAATAAAHRHPLLTPAAQFEDVSRGNPKPHTLTGDALVQARLTADTWRMEIVVDPYTSELVKEPASLGKQYTLEAGNALDLPTLMELGKKHSVRFLKAMQCLNIASPLGQGLWEGVPLREVLRLCGSMKNVRRIYYWGFHNNNPKQIFQSSLSYTQAMETPPGELPAFLAYRLNGEPIPLERGGPVRMVIPWAHGFKSIKWLQRIVVTNDFKANDTYANQNNDPESHLKTAAYIDEAPTTFEGGLPVHFGGLAIVGLSGLKRVEHWLHRVEAGSKPVVQDDEVYRAAQWTECALEAPPADWSSVLPAGTSSRSVLGFDPITGQPTTWPMRYSMVNWSATLRDLKPGTYEFRARAVDLNGFAQPEPRPIPKTGKNAVQMHRFEVT
- a CDS encoding right-handed parallel beta-helix repeat-containing protein, translated to MSSLPALHLSPGSLFSTFRCLIVGALLVSGGLELHAQSPSVAEYKSIQEALDANPGKMVYLPQGDHVVSERITLKHDGSGLYGYGRIVQENAEQPVIRADGRKRIILRDITLTRAEGKQESRAEGVYLNQCEDVLLENVRVMANRSPAASISVRDGKATQIRGCAVENYMRISIDDRTQSENYGYAFRCIDGTGIAVVNSEGNLIQNCRVVEHVFVPTQALKEKHGLGKFTKKNAERGKLMNPEVWNAEYVNNWHQGSGIIVTGPEISARTQLIGNQIENAAQGIDLHCDQVVVSNNIVNNAFIGMKAMHGARHVLIIGNQFIKNDLWSIGLMPGAASHHAEPATTDRPALAPNVDGGSIIANNIISDFGHGSASWMWMESGSCNPLRFDKGQTPQNPPLTDVLIQGNVIYDSGKDSPLVDGVPKKEGPRYSYAVRIETDGKNPPQGLHFSNNILHPGSKGVSNVDLPP